A window of Pyrus communis chromosome 3, drPyrComm1.1, whole genome shotgun sequence genomic DNA:
TAGGTGCTTTCTTCCATGCAAAAAATGGATTTAGCTTTCTAAATTTGTTACAATGTAAGAGGAGGATAAAACTCATTTTCCATTAGGCCCTTAGCAATAGGATGTAAGGTACAACAATTCCAACTGCAACACTAGTCAATCACTCTTCAAcattgcaaaatattttccttcatgGGAGCTTACCCAAGTGAAAATTCGACatgaaaataggaagaaaatagCTCAAGATCCATTGAAATTCAAATTATACGTAACACTATTTTCTCATTGCACGCTGCCCCTATTATTGTGGTAATGGCGGGACAAGAGGCATGTTCTTAAGCCAATGGGCATTTTTTCTCGAATTCCTCCTGCTCTTTGCGACATAACTCGAATTCATTTGTATTGTAATACATGCATCCAACATAAGCATCCATCTCTTTCGTGCACTTCTGATGAAGATCTTTCAGCCTGCAAGGACGAATGTCATATTTAGAAATGGAACGAGGCCTGCCTCTCCTTGCTccacgaaaaacaaaagaagcatGTGCTAACATGTTCATCAGTCTGTTAGATGGGAGAACTAAAACATTTTATGCAAGTTTCTCGATGAATTCTGGGAACTCTTTGATAAATTGTTTCCAATACCGTTGTATCTCAAGTTTTCATAGACATCACGCAACTAACTGGATTATCaaatcacccaaaaaaaaagtcCAAATCTTAAATAGTGAAAATACAAGAATGTGATGcagaattcaaaacatttcgagaggagagagaaaaaggaaTGATGATCCTTGAAAATTCGTCCAATTCAAAAGCTGTTCGTGAGTATCCAAGGACCAGtgggatttttctttttcatgtttggGCAAGCACTCCTCCGAACTTAAAGTCAATGGAACCTAATTAATTGGTTACACGCTTTCTCTAGTGGTTTTAGGTCATTGAATAATTTGTGCAACTTGGTAGACAATGGCAACTTCAGGATGTCTAACAGGATACACCCAAACCCGAGCCCAAGCCCCTATCCAATAGGATAGGCCCCTTGTGGTATTCTCTCAAACCCATGAAGACCACTCTCTCAACCTAGAGCAATACCCTCTCTAGTAACCCAAGAGATAACCCACACTTGTAGGTCTCGCCTAAGAGATATACCATCTCTTGTACCAGATGCACTTAGATAAACTCCATCTAAGCCATGCTTCAAATGACCAAGGCCTCTAGAAATCACCAGCCACTTCCTTGCACCTATGCACCGACTTGCATTAATACGTGAAATTTAACCTAGTTGTCCCACTAATGGAATTCTCTAAAGCTACCCATAGTTATCTGCCAATACACCAATTAATCAGCCAAATAAccattgtatatttttttggtcACAAAATAACCATTGTATTAATTACACTACAATGCCAAGAGCCAATTAAGGAAAATACAATGCATGTCTTCCATTATCAATACATGTAAATTATGTAATACAACATGCATTTACCATGTGTAAATTCATGGGAATTCCAAAAGCCATGCAACTCCACTATGGAGGGACCGTTCCCAATACCATGAGCTGCATTGAGCTCATTTGAGCAATTGACGCGTCAAACTGTTATAACCCATGAGCCACACTGATCTCATTTCAGCAATCCTAATGGAGCTCATTTGAGCAATCGAAGCGTCAAACTGTCTATAACCCATGAGCCACATTGATCTCATTTCAGCAATCCTAATGGAGCTCATTTGAACAATCGAAGTGTCAAACTGTCTATAACCCATGAGCCACATTGATCTCATCTCAGTAATCCTAATGGAGCTCATTTGAGCAATCAAAGTGTCAAATTGTCTATAACCCATGAGCCACATTGATGTCATTTCAGTTATTCTAACGGAGCTCATTTGAGTAATCCAAGTCTCAAATTCTACATAACCCATGAGCCACATTGATATCATTTCAGTAATCCTAATGGAGCTCACTTGAGCAATCGAATTGTCTATAACCGATAAGCCACACTGATGTCATTTCAGTTATTCTAAAGGAGCTCATTTGAGTAATCCAAGTCCCAAATTCTACAAAACCCATGAGCCACAGTGAGCTCGTGTGAGCAATCCAAGTATCAAATTGTCTATAACGTATGAGCCCAATTGAGCAACCTAAGTGCAGTCTCTAATCAATAAATCACAGACCACTCAAACTTTCCGATTCCACAGGGAAATAAAACGGGGGAGAGAATTAGAAATGGCTTACAGGGTAAGAACGCATCGAGTGACTTGGCGACCTTTTTCGAGACATTTCTCAGGGTTCGGGTCCTTCTTCTTGCACTTGAGAAAAGCCACGTTCTCCGCTTGGCAGTTGTACTGAATGTGCTTCGCCGCCGCCGTCAGAACCGCCGATGTTGGGATCGGATCTCCTGCTGGGTCCACTGCGCTCGCCATTTCCCACTTCCTCCGATCGATTCtggtaaataaaaaattaaaattaatacataaaaatgtaaattttcaGAAATTGAATTGGAAAAGAGAGAGTAGAATTGGTAAAGTCCGCACCTTTACTTGTCGTTTCTGTTGGGTTCTGCGGTGGAATGAGTTTTTCTCACCTGAAGCTGAGTGTTAGGTTATGGAGGAACAAAACATAACCCTCCAAAggccaaatttcatttttcatttttgacccTTACAGTTTCTATAGTTTCAATTGTGCCAATTAGTTTTTCTATATTGTTGGAATTCAATAATTTATCACGATTTATAATTGATGCATTTTTTGGCGGATatagtttattatttttttcaacagCTATATTCTGAGCTCAAACACGGAAGGAGATCTTTTCTCGATCTCTTCTATTAAAGCcaccggatcaagtgatctgagtctttgaaatttcattcaacGACTCACTTGTTTTGATaccttaaaagttataataattttttgtcgTTGGATGGAATTTCAAAGGTCCAGATCACTTGATCCAATGACCTTAGTGAAAGAGATCCGGACCTCAAACACCTCTGTATCCTGATTTagggatgtattcaattagaattctGATAAATTTTAATAGAATTATGAGAGtatattttaagaaaaacaGTATAATcaagataataaataaaattac
This region includes:
- the LOC137727576 gene encoding NADH dehydrogenase [ubiquinone] 1 alpha subcomplex subunit 8-B-like; protein product: MASAVDPAGDPIPTSAVLTAAAKHIQYNCQAENVAFLKCKKKDPNPEKCLEKGRQVTRCVLTLLKDLHQKCTKEMDAYVGCMYYNTNEFELCRKEQEEFEKKCPLA